From Candidatus Methylomirabilota bacterium, one genomic window encodes:
- a CDS encoding multidrug efflux RND transporter permease subunit, producing MAQFFIRRPIVAIVISILMLLMGVYTLTKLSFEQYPFLAPPIVRVTATYPGASAVAVEQSVATPIEQEVNGVDRMIYMQSSNTSDGRMQLDVSFQVGVDQDTANVLTQNRVASAQARLPQEVNAQGVTVKKQSPSILMLISVYSPNGSYTGNYLINYCGINIRDQILRIPGIAQVDLFGGADYGMRLWVRPDKMAKLGITPADVINSIKEQNLQAPAGKIGGAPTPKDQEFTYTVSAPSRLITTEEFENIIIRGTEGASQVRIRDIGRAELGAQDYNSFGRMNGKPAGTMAVYLLPGADQLKAAHEIYEAMKRQQGLFPPDMDYKIVYDTTPAVEASIHEIVKTFVEALILVTLVVFIFLQSVRATIIPLLTIPVSIVGTFIFFPMLGFSVNTLSMFGLVLAIGIVVDDAIVVVEAVIHHMEHGLGPREATVQAMKEVSAPVIGIALILSAVFVPVAFLGGLTGRMYQQFALTIAISVLLSAFNALSLTPALCAMFLKPGSHGISMWPFGPFFRGFNKVFDWATNGYMHGATLLVRKSLITIGLVVVVAVGAGLFAGALPSGFIPEEDQGIFGINVQLPPGASLERTAGVLTMVEEIVAKTPGVDASTTIGGYGVVTSTYQPNFGTVFVRLHPWEERHGKALHVTGIMASLRPKFAEIPEAIIFPFNIPTISGFGASAGFKMLLQDRSGTLTVEDLGAESRKFLAAARERPELANIFTSFDPNYPQVKVDVDREKARSLGVPINDLFQAMSAAMGAAYVNDFNRFGRLYRVYVQADADYRRRPEDIGQVFVRSQTTGTMIPLSTLLTVTPVASTEITTRFNLFRSVEISGAPGRGYTSGQALAALEEVFRANMPKEMGFAYSSLSYQEKTAPPSAPTFVLAIVFVFLLLAAMYESWRLPWAVLLGSPMVVLGASFGVWLLGYDNNVYVQVGNIMLIGLAAKNAILIVEFAKAKHEEGKTAEDAALESARLRFRPILMTAFAFILGVVPLMLAAGAGAGAQNVMGTSVFWGMLVATALGVFLIPGNFAFVETLGRRRKTVAVPTTPPPVPRPAEHS from the coding sequence ATGGCTCAATTCTTCATCCGACGCCCGATCGTCGCCATCGTCATCTCGATCCTGATGCTCCTGATGGGCGTGTACACGCTCACCAAGCTCTCCTTCGAGCAGTACCCGTTCCTGGCCCCGCCCATCGTCCGAGTGACCGCCACGTATCCGGGCGCGTCCGCGGTGGCGGTGGAGCAGTCGGTCGCCACGCCCATCGAGCAGGAAGTCAACGGCGTGGACCGGATGATCTACATGCAGTCCTCGAACACGAGTGACGGACGCATGCAGCTCGACGTGAGCTTCCAGGTCGGTGTCGACCAGGACACCGCCAACGTGCTGACTCAGAACCGGGTGGCCTCGGCCCAGGCGCGCTTGCCCCAGGAGGTCAACGCCCAGGGCGTGACGGTGAAGAAGCAGAGCCCGAGCATCCTGATGCTCATCTCCGTCTACTCGCCGAACGGCTCGTACACGGGCAACTATCTGATCAACTACTGCGGCATCAACATCCGCGACCAGATCCTGCGCATCCCCGGCATCGCCCAGGTCGATCTCTTTGGAGGGGCCGACTACGGCATGCGTCTCTGGGTGCGGCCCGACAAGATGGCCAAGCTCGGGATCACGCCGGCCGACGTGATCAACTCCATCAAGGAGCAGAACCTGCAGGCGCCGGCGGGGAAGATCGGCGGCGCCCCCACTCCCAAGGATCAAGAGTTCACCTACACGGTGTCCGCTCCGAGCCGTCTCATCACCACCGAGGAGTTCGAGAACATCATCATCCGCGGGACGGAGGGCGCCTCCCAGGTGCGCATCCGCGACATCGGCCGAGCCGAGCTGGGGGCGCAGGACTACAACTCGTTCGGCCGCATGAACGGCAAGCCCGCCGGCACCATGGCCGTGTATCTCCTCCCCGGAGCCGATCAGCTCAAGGCCGCGCACGAGATCTACGAGGCCATGAAGCGGCAGCAGGGCCTCTTCCCGCCGGACATGGACTACAAGATCGTCTACGACACCACCCCGGCGGTGGAAGCCTCGATCCACGAGATCGTGAAGACCTTCGTCGAGGCGCTCATCCTCGTGACCCTCGTGGTGTTCATCTTCCTGCAGTCCGTGCGGGCCACGATCATCCCGCTCTTGACTATCCCGGTGTCCATCGTCGGCACTTTCATCTTCTTCCCGATGCTGGGCTTCTCGGTGAACACGCTGTCCATGTTCGGTCTCGTTCTCGCCATTGGTATCGTGGTGGACGACGCCATCGTGGTGGTGGAAGCGGTCATCCATCACATGGAGCATGGGCTCGGCCCTCGGGAGGCGACCGTGCAGGCCATGAAGGAGGTGTCGGCTCCCGTCATCGGCATTGCCCTCATCCTCTCGGCCGTGTTCGTGCCCGTCGCCTTCCTGGGTGGCTTGACCGGGCGCATGTATCAGCAGTTCGCCCTCACCATCGCCATCTCGGTGCTACTCTCCGCCTTCAATGCGCTGTCGCTCACCCCCGCGCTCTGCGCGATGTTCCTCAAGCCGGGAAGCCACGGCATCAGCATGTGGCCGTTCGGCCCCTTCTTCCGCGGGTTCAACAAGGTGTTCGACTGGGCCACCAACGGCTACATGCACGGCGCGACGCTGCTCGTACGCAAGTCGCTCATCACCATCGGGCTCGTGGTGGTGGTGGCGGTGGGCGCAGGCCTCTTCGCCGGCGCCTTGCCTTCCGGCTTCATCCCCGAGGAGGATCAGGGCATCTTCGGCATCAACGTGCAGCTGCCACCCGGGGCCTCGCTCGAACGCACCGCCGGCGTGCTGACGATGGTCGAGGAGATCGTCGCCAAGACGCCCGGTGTCGATGCGAGCACGACGATCGGCGGCTACGGCGTGGTCACCAGCACCTATCAACCGAACTTCGGTACCGTGTTCGTGCGGCTGCACCCCTGGGAGGAGCGACACGGCAAGGCGCTCCACGTCACCGGCATCATGGCGAGTCTCCGACCAAAGTTCGCCGAGATTCCGGAAGCCATCATCTTCCCCTTCAATATCCCCACGATCTCGGGCTTCGGCGCCTCGGCCGGCTTCAAGATGCTCCTCCAGGACCGGAGCGGCACGCTCACCGTCGAGGACCTCGGCGCGGAGAGCCGCAAGTTCCTGGCCGCCGCACGCGAGCGTCCCGAGCTGGCCAACATCTTCACGTCGTTCGATCCCAACTACCCGCAGGTGAAGGTCGACGTGGACCGCGAGAAGGCGCGAAGCCTCGGGGTGCCGATCAACGATCTGTTCCAGGCGATGTCGGCGGCGATGGGCGCCGCCTACGTGAACGACTTCAACCGCTTCGGCCGCCTCTACCGCGTGTACGTGCAGGCCGATGCCGACTACCGGCGGCGGCCCGAAGATATCGGGCAGGTCTTCGTGCGGAGCCAGACCACCGGGACCATGATCCCGCTGTCCACGCTCCTGACCGTCACCCCCGTGGCGAGCACCGAGATCACCACCCGCTTCAACCTCTTCCGCTCGGTGGAGATCTCCGGCGCACCCGGGCGCGGCTACACCTCCGGCCAGGCCCTCGCCGCGCTCGAGGAGGTGTTCCGTGCCAACATGCCGAAGGAGATGGGCTTCGCCTACTCCTCGCTGTCCTACCAGGAGAAGACCGCGCCGCCCTCCGCGCCGACCTTCGTCCTCGCCATCGTCTTCGTGTTCCTCCTCCTCGCCGCGATGTACGAGAGCTGGCGCCTGCCCTGGGCGGTGTTGCTCGGGTCGCCCATGGTCGTGCTCGGCGCCAGCTTCGGCGTGTGGCTGTTGGGTTACGACAACAACGTGTACGTCCAGGTCGGCAACATCATGTTGATCGGCCTCGCCGCGAAGAACGCCATCCTGATCGTGGAGTTCGCCAAGGCCAAGCACGAGGAAGGGAAGACCGCTGAGGACGCCGCCCTCGAGTCCGCGCGCCTCCGCTTCCGGCCCATCCTCATGACCGCGTTCGCCTTCATCCTGGGCGTGGTGCCGCTGATGCTCGCGGCGGGCGCCGGCGCGGGCGCCCAGAACGTCATGGGCACCTCGGTGTTCTGGGGCATGCTGGTCGCCACCGCGCTCGGCGTGTTCCTCATTCCCGGCAACTTCGCCTTCGTGGAGACCCTGGGCCGACGGCGCAAGACTGTCGCGGTGCCGACCACACCTCCTCCCGTCCCCAGACCCGCGGAGCACTCATGA
- a CDS encoding efflux transporter outer membrane subunit, translated as MRRLALIAPALLLSACTLGPDYKRPEVNAPPDYRSTMAPSTDPSLGEFGWWQLYPDEALQALLREGLANNYDVRVAAARIVDARSQVTIARSFQFPEVNGNASAPYQRIKGDLAPLQTRETLTPSGGLDFGYEFDFWGRFRRGTEAARADFLATEYGRRFVLTTLVSDLASAYFSLRALDEELVIARRTLDSRVQSLKLVKLREEGGVAGLIDVRQSEILVAAAAQTVPDIERQIEQTENAISILVGRSPAPVARGRELRAQVAATSLPAGVPSSLLERRPDIQQAEQVLAGATARIGVAKSDYFPRVFLSGAVGVGGVMINGQMFGPQGIFSVLPSMTVPIFNTGRVGAGVDAARARADEAMLQYQQTIINAFRDVSDSLVEYRKQQEFRTQQEALVVAAIDTTRLANLRYTNGVSPYLEVLDSERQQFDAELGLVRVQLSELLAVVRLYKALGGGWQEVRAQ; from the coding sequence ATGAGACGCCTCGCGCTGATCGCCCCCGCTCTGCTGCTCTCGGCCTGCACGCTTGGGCCCGACTACAAGCGCCCCGAGGTGAACGCGCCGCCGGACTACCGGAGCACGATGGCCCCCTCCACGGATCCTTCGCTGGGTGAGTTCGGCTGGTGGCAGCTCTACCCCGACGAGGCCCTGCAGGCGCTCCTCCGCGAGGGCCTCGCCAACAACTACGACGTGCGGGTGGCAGCGGCGCGCATCGTGGACGCGCGCTCCCAGGTCACCATCGCGCGCTCCTTCCAGTTCCCCGAGGTGAATGGCAATGCGAGCGCGCCGTATCAACGAATAAAGGGCGATCTCGCCCCGCTCCAGACGCGGGAGACCCTGACGCCGTCCGGCGGCCTCGACTTCGGCTATGAGTTCGACTTCTGGGGCCGCTTCCGCAGGGGCACCGAGGCCGCGCGCGCCGATTTCCTCGCGACGGAGTATGGCCGGCGCTTCGTCCTGACGACCCTGGTTTCGGACCTGGCCTCCGCGTACTTCTCGCTCCGCGCCCTGGACGAGGAGCTCGTCATCGCCCGCCGCACCCTCGACTCACGCGTGCAATCGCTCAAGCTGGTCAAGCTTCGCGAGGAAGGCGGCGTGGCGGGCCTGATCGACGTGCGCCAGTCCGAGATCCTGGTGGCGGCGGCCGCCCAGACCGTCCCCGACATCGAGCGGCAGATCGAGCAGACCGAGAACGCCATCAGCATCCTGGTGGGGCGGTCGCCCGCGCCGGTGGCGCGCGGCCGGGAGCTCCGGGCCCAGGTCGCGGCCACCTCGCTGCCGGCGGGCGTGCCGTCGAGCCTCCTCGAGCGGCGCCCCGACATCCAGCAGGCCGAGCAGGTTCTCGCCGGCGCCACCGCCCGCATCGGCGTCGCCAAGTCCGACTACTTCCCGCGCGTGTTCTTGTCCGGCGCGGTGGGCGTGGGGGGCGTGATGATCAACGGGCAGATGTTCGGGCCCCAGGGCATCTTCTCCGTGCTGCCGTCCATGACCGTGCCCATCTTCAATACCGGCCGGGTCGGGGCCGGAGTCGACGCCGCCCGCGCCCGGGCGGACGAAGCGATGCTCCAGTACCAGCAGACCATCATCAATGCGTTCCGCGACGTCTCCGACTCGCTCGTCGAGTACCGCAAGCAGCAGGAGTTCAGGACGCAGCAGGAGGCGCTGGTGGTCGCCGCCATCGACACCACGCGGCTCGCCAATCTCCGCTACACGAACGGCGTGAGCCCCTACCTCGAGGTGCTCGACTCCGAGCGACAGCAGTTCGACGCCGAGCTGGGCTTGGTGCGCGTGCAGCTGAGCGAGCTGCTCGCGGTGGTCCGCCTCTACAAGGCGCTCGGCGGCGGCTGGCAGGAGGTCCGCGCGCAGTAG
- a CDS encoding MATE family efflux transporter, with protein sequence MPPESIVRGIVGQARPILVGQVALMAFAVVDTVLTGHASAVDLATMGLGLSAYSTVFVGLMGATSALNPIAAQHFGGGRDAAIGATYVQGLWMALFLSALGILPLVFSPVWLPWLYAPPEVEARVTTYLRILAVALPGALMFRAIYALNTGISRPHVVMVLQLGGLALKACLSYALILGRFGLPAMGALGAATASVVVFWAMFLAGFAYMLRSRFYHRFRIHWTGPRSAVLRELLQLGVPMSLSYLLEATSFTMITFLAARLGTTVMGGHQVVANLAALCFMIPLSLSVATATLTAQAIGAGDLRQARATALTGMRIGGLVAAATVLVVWGLRHGILTLYTGDAAVRAMALTLIPYLAAFHFFDALQTVASFVLRAYKMAVAPTVIHAGALWGVGVLGGYGLGFGGLWGAPWGIAGMWLMQAVALALAALLLVGFYVSLVGRRPSRRPAAAEV encoded by the coding sequence ATGCCGCCCGAGTCCATCGTCCGGGGCATTGTCGGGCAGGCGCGCCCCATCCTCGTCGGGCAGGTCGCGCTGATGGCCTTCGCGGTGGTGGATACGGTGCTCACCGGCCATGCCTCCGCGGTGGATCTGGCCACCATGGGCCTGGGGCTCAGCGCCTACTCCACCGTGTTCGTGGGCCTCATGGGCGCGACGAGCGCGCTGAACCCGATCGCGGCCCAGCATTTCGGCGGCGGCCGCGATGCCGCCATCGGCGCGACGTACGTTCAGGGCCTCTGGATGGCGCTGTTCCTCTCCGCCCTCGGCATCCTGCCGCTGGTGTTCTCGCCCGTCTGGCTCCCGTGGCTCTACGCGCCGCCCGAGGTCGAGGCTCGGGTGACAACCTACCTCCGCATCCTGGCCGTGGCGCTGCCAGGCGCGCTGATGTTCCGGGCTATCTATGCGCTCAACACCGGGATCTCCCGCCCGCACGTGGTCATGGTCCTGCAGCTCGGCGGGCTGGCGCTCAAGGCGTGCCTGAGCTACGCGCTCATACTCGGACGCTTCGGCCTGCCCGCCATGGGCGCACTCGGCGCCGCGACCGCCTCGGTGGTGGTGTTCTGGGCGATGTTCCTCGCGGGGTTCGCGTACATGCTGCGCAGCCGCTTCTATCACCGCTTCCGCATCCACTGGACGGGGCCGCGCAGCGCGGTGCTTCGCGAGCTGCTCCAGCTCGGCGTGCCCATGAGCCTCTCCTACCTGCTCGAGGCGACCTCCTTCACCATGATCACCTTCCTGGCCGCGCGGCTCGGCACGACCGTGATGGGCGGCCACCAGGTGGTGGCGAACCTTGCCGCGCTCTGCTTCATGATCCCGCTCTCGCTGTCCGTGGCGACCGCCACCCTCACCGCGCAGGCGATCGGCGCCGGGGACCTCCGCCAGGCGCGCGCGACCGCGCTCACCGGGATGAGGATCGGCGGGCTCGTCGCCGCCGCCACCGTGCTCGTGGTCTGGGGGCTGCGTCACGGGATCCTCACCCTCTACACCGGCGACGCCGCGGTGAGGGCGATGGCGCTGACCTTGATCCCGTACCTCGCCGCCTTCCACTTCTTCGACGCGCTGCAGACGGTGGCGAGCTTCGTGCTGCGCGCCTACAAGATGGCGGTGGCGCCGACCGTGATCCACGCGGGGGCGCTGTGGGGGGTCGGCGTGCTCGGCGGCTACGGCCTCGGCTTCGGCGGGCTCTGGGGCGCGCCGTGGGGCATTGCGGGCATGTGGCTCATGCAGGCGGTCGCGCTCGCGCTGGCCGCCCTGCTCCTGGTCGGGTTCTACGTGAGCCTGGTGGGGCGGCGCCCGAGCCGGCGCCCCGCCGCCGCCGAGGTCTGA
- a CDS encoding LLM class F420-dependent oxidoreductase, with protein MAARKRWSLSVPQDGFSLAEHAALAREAEQWGYTDAWSFESDGLDCFTPLTVIGAATNLRLGTAIANVYTRGPATLAQCAAGVADVAPGRFILGLGSGSQVIIEKWNGGRFDKPATRVREMVLFLRQALTGERVVFKGKTFEVDGFRLTKPPSKPVPIYVAALRPGMLRVAGEVADGVILNWLAPEDVPKSVAVVREAAEKAGRDPMAVEITARIFVNLDPVTPDSELTVRRHVAGYLNVPVYRHFQEWLGRTSALSEMWKAWEAGDRKAAVAAIPQTLLDDLFTRGPLPEIRRRLIRYFDAGLETAFLALSTTEADPARRQAIVREALRVIAG; from the coding sequence ATGGCCGCCCGGAAGCGCTGGTCTCTGTCGGTGCCGCAGGACGGATTCAGCCTCGCCGAGCACGCGGCGCTCGCGCGCGAGGCGGAGCAGTGGGGCTATACTGACGCCTGGTCCTTCGAGTCGGATGGCCTCGACTGCTTCACGCCGCTCACCGTCATCGGCGCGGCCACCAATCTCCGTCTCGGCACCGCCATCGCCAACGTTTACACGCGGGGGCCCGCCACGCTGGCCCAGTGCGCGGCGGGTGTCGCCGACGTGGCGCCCGGCCGCTTCATCCTGGGCCTGGGCTCGGGCTCGCAGGTCATCATCGAGAAGTGGAACGGCGGCCGCTTCGACAAGCCGGCCACGCGCGTGCGCGAGATGGTGCTATTCCTCCGTCAGGCCCTGACCGGCGAGCGGGTGGTGTTCAAGGGGAAAACGTTCGAGGTCGACGGCTTCCGCCTCACGAAGCCGCCGTCCAAGCCCGTGCCCATCTACGTCGCCGCCCTGCGCCCCGGCATGCTGCGCGTGGCCGGCGAGGTCGCCGACGGCGTCATCCTCAACTGGCTGGCCCCCGAAGACGTGCCCAAGTCGGTGGCGGTGGTGCGCGAGGCGGCGGAGAAAGCGGGACGCGATCCGATGGCGGTGGAGATCACGGCGCGCATCTTCGTGAACCTCGACCCCGTCACGCCCGACTCCGAGCTGACGGTGCGCCGCCACGTCGCCGGGTACCTGAACGTCCCCGTGTACCGGCACTTCCAGGAGTGGCTGGGAAGAACCTCCGCTCTATCTGAAATGTGGAAGGCGTGGGAAGCGGGCGACCGCAAGGCCGCCGTGGCCGCGATCCCCCAGACCCTGCTGGACGATCTCTTCACGCGGGGCCCGCTGCCGGAGATCCGGCGCCGGCTCATCCGCTACTTCGACGCGGGGCTCGAAACCGCCTTCCTCGCGCTTTCGACCACGGAGGCCGATCCCGCGCGCAGGCAGGCCATCGTGCGCGAGGCCCTGCGCGTCATCGCCGGCTGA
- a CDS encoding VOC family protein — MLGDVIELTVVVRDLDEAVTRYQRMFGLKEHHRLDSKEFGFKSAILPLGAGHIELLMPTDPDKAAGRFLAKHGEGVYLVGFETKDVPGASEHLRKQGVKVDQRGDRIAWVHPRECNGLFVEMRHREPYD, encoded by the coding sequence ATGCTGGGCGACGTGATCGAGCTGACCGTGGTCGTTCGCGACCTCGACGAGGCCGTCACGCGCTATCAACGGATGTTCGGCCTGAAAGAGCACCACCGGCTGGACTCCAAGGAGTTCGGCTTCAAGAGTGCCATCTTGCCGCTCGGCGCCGGCCACATCGAGCTCTTGATGCCCACCGACCCCGACAAGGCGGCCGGGCGCTTCCTCGCCAAGCACGGCGAGGGCGTGTACCTGGTGGGCTTCGAGACCAAGGACGTGCCAGGAGCCTCCGAGCATCTCCGCAAGCAAGGCGTCAAGGTCGACCAGCGCGGGGATCGCATCGCGTGGGTGCACCCGCGAGAGTGCAACGGGCTCTTCGTGGAGATGCGCCACCGCGAGCCGTACGACTAG
- a CDS encoding acyl-CoA dehydrogenase family protein, translating into MPSFPGYTLPDELRMLAEQIRRFVQDEIIPAEQRADPDAEELAPDDEKRLSDLTKAAGLWALGAREEYGGGGLDTFGMCVALEEMSQHRMGLYVPGCGVFGRYPPPAIWAGTKAQIEKYAIPTIREGWETFFAITEPSGGSDPAGAIQTRAEKRGDKWVLNGRKVFISRAHDAPWGVVFARTDKGKGRAGISCFIVEHGTPGFHTSEIKVIRTAARPNDVVFEDCMLPGDALVGAEGQGLDLAFDLLVKNRFPYSACNLGVAVAAHRMAIAHAKQRSTFGQPLAQRQAIQWMLADAEVELRACRWIIWSGAWKADRGEDARVEASMAKLYSSEVLGRVIDAAVQIHGGYGVSKEFPLERWYREARVRRIGEGPSEVHRMVIARQLLR; encoded by the coding sequence ATGCCGTCCTTCCCCGGCTACACCCTTCCCGATGAATTGCGGATGCTCGCCGAGCAGATCCGCCGTTTCGTGCAGGACGAGATCATCCCCGCCGAGCAGCGCGCGGATCCCGACGCCGAGGAGCTGGCGCCCGACGACGAGAAGCGCCTCTCCGACCTGACCAAGGCGGCCGGCCTCTGGGCGCTGGGCGCCCGGGAAGAGTACGGCGGCGGCGGGCTCGACACCTTCGGGATGTGCGTGGCGCTGGAGGAGATGTCGCAGCACCGCATGGGCCTCTACGTGCCCGGCTGCGGTGTCTTCGGCCGCTATCCGCCGCCCGCGATCTGGGCCGGGACCAAGGCGCAGATCGAGAAGTACGCGATCCCCACCATTCGCGAGGGCTGGGAGACCTTCTTCGCCATCACCGAGCCCTCGGGCGGCTCCGATCCCGCCGGCGCCATCCAGACCCGCGCCGAGAAGCGCGGCGACAAGTGGGTGCTGAATGGCCGGAAGGTCTTCATCTCGCGCGCGCACGATGCGCCGTGGGGCGTGGTGTTTGCGCGGACGGACAAGGGCAAGGGGCGCGCCGGCATCTCGTGCTTCATCGTGGAGCACGGCACGCCGGGCTTTCACACCAGCGAGATCAAGGTCATCCGCACCGCGGCGCGACCCAACGACGTGGTGTTCGAGGATTGCATGCTGCCCGGCGACGCGCTCGTGGGCGCGGAGGGCCAGGGGCTGGACCTCGCCTTCGACCTCCTCGTGAAGAACCGCTTCCCCTACTCCGCGTGCAATCTCGGGGTCGCGGTGGCCGCGCATCGCATGGCCATCGCGCATGCCAAGCAGCGCTCCACCTTCGGGCAGCCCCTCGCCCAGCGCCAGGCTATCCAGTGGATGCTGGCGGACGCCGAGGTGGAGCTGCGGGCCTGCCGCTGGATCATCTGGTCGGGCGCCTGGAAGGCGGACCGCGGCGAGGACGCGCGCGTGGAGGCTTCCATGGCCAAGCTCTACTCGAGCGAGGTGCTAGGTCGCGTCATCGACGCTGCCGTGCAGATCCACGGCGGCTACGGCGTGTCCAAGGAGTTCCCGCTGGAGCGCTGGTACCGCGAGGCCCGTGTCCGCCGCATCGGCGAGGGCCCGTCGGAAGTGCACCGCATGGTCATCGCCCGGCAGCTGCTGCGCTAG
- a CDS encoding enoyl-CoA hydratase-related protein — translation MTDELRLQIEGGVATLTMNRPDRRNAMNRAMLHGLVERMDALDKNPDVRVVVIRGEGPAFCSGMDLREMRQRQDDPKGDPESGVTQVLQRVERSRHPTIAMVHGDAVAGGCELALHCDLRVAAEGARFGMPLARIGLLVPFALGQKLVEILGPAHTRHLLFTGRLIDAKRAYEIGMVNQLVAPADIERVTYELARQIAENAPLSLAGMKLAINRMISLREQIPHEDIDALARQAHRSEDAKEGAAAMLEKRKPVFKGR, via the coding sequence ATGACCGACGAGCTTCGATTGCAGATCGAAGGCGGTGTGGCCACGTTGACCATGAACCGCCCCGACCGGCGCAACGCGATGAATCGCGCGATGCTCCACGGGCTGGTCGAGCGCATGGACGCGCTGGACAAGAACCCGGACGTGCGGGTGGTGGTGATCCGCGGGGAGGGGCCGGCCTTCTGCTCCGGAATGGACCTCCGCGAGATGCGCCAGCGCCAGGACGACCCCAAGGGCGATCCCGAGAGCGGCGTCACCCAGGTGCTCCAGAGGGTCGAGCGCTCCCGCCATCCCACCATCGCCATGGTGCACGGCGACGCCGTCGCGGGCGGCTGCGAGCTGGCGCTCCACTGCGACCTCCGCGTGGCCGCCGAGGGCGCGCGCTTCGGGATGCCGCTGGCGCGTATCGGGCTCCTCGTCCCCTTCGCGCTGGGCCAGAAGCTGGTGGAGATCCTGGGCCCCGCGCACACGCGGCATCTCCTCTTCACGGGCCGGCTCATCGACGCGAAGCGCGCCTACGAGATCGGCATGGTCAACCAGCTCGTTGCCCCCGCCGACATCGAGCGGGTGACCTACGAGCTCGCCCGGCAGATCGCGGAGAACGCGCCGCTCTCGCTGGCCGGCATGAAGCTGGCCATCAATCGGATGATCTCGCTCCGCGAGCAGATCCCGCACGAGGACATCGACGCGCTGGCGCGTCAGGCCCATCGCAGCGAGGATGCCAAGGAAGGCGCCGCCGCGATGCTCGAGAAGCGCAAGCCCGTCTTCAAGGGCCGCTAG
- a CDS encoding acyl-CoA dehydrogenase family protein: protein MPTFNFELHELPPEAEMLRQEVREFLRAELPNLSADERPRTWGGHSPEFSKKLAAKGWIGMTWPKKYGGHERSFLERYVVLEETLAAGAPVSFHWVADRQSGPLLLRFGTEEQRQKFLPAITRGELSFAIGMSEPDSGSDLASIRTRAEKVPGGYKVNGTKIWTSNAHLSDYAISLFRTQVVPDKKHEGLSQFLVDLRNTKGITIRPIYDLAGGHHFNEVHYEDAFVPEDARVGKDGDGWKQVTTELGFERSGPERYLSSIRLVLELLNEVGKEPGERAAVLVGRLTAHLNTLRQMSLSVAAMLQAGKSPNLEASVVKDIGTTFEQEIPELVHALIGAEPHLHTGSEFERTLGYLVQHAPSFSLRGGTREILRGIIARGLGLR, encoded by the coding sequence ATGCCCACCTTCAACTTCGAGCTCCACGAGCTGCCCCCCGAGGCGGAGATGCTCCGCCAGGAGGTCCGTGAGTTCCTGCGCGCCGAGCTGCCCAATCTCTCCGCCGACGAGCGCCCACGCACCTGGGGCGGCCACAGTCCCGAGTTCTCGAAGAAGCTCGCCGCCAAGGGCTGGATCGGGATGACCTGGCCCAAGAAGTACGGCGGCCACGAGCGCTCGTTCCTCGAGCGCTACGTGGTGCTCGAGGAGACGCTCGCCGCCGGCGCGCCGGTGAGCTTCCACTGGGTAGCCGACCGCCAGTCCGGCCCGCTGCTGCTGCGCTTCGGGACGGAGGAGCAGCGCCAGAAGTTCCTGCCCGCCATTACCCGCGGGGAGCTGTCCTTCGCCATCGGCATGAGCGAGCCGGACTCGGGCTCGGACCTGGCGTCGATCCGCACCCGCGCCGAGAAGGTGCCGGGCGGCTACAAGGTGAACGGCACCAAGATCTGGACCAGCAACGCCCACCTCTCCGACTACGCCATCTCACTATTCCGCACCCAGGTCGTGCCGGACAAGAAGCACGAGGGCCTGTCCCAGTTCCTGGTGGACCTCAGAAACACCAAGGGCATCACGATCCGGCCCATCTACGACCTGGCGGGCGGGCATCACTTCAACGAAGTGCACTACGAGGACGCCTTCGTCCCCGAGGATGCGCGCGTGGGCAAGGACGGCGACGGCTGGAAGCAGGTGACGACGGAGCTCGGCTTCGAGCGCAGCGGCCCCGAACGCTATCTGTCCTCTATTCGATTGGTCCTCGAGCTCCTCAACGAGGTCGGCAAGGAGCCCGGCGAGCGCGCGGCGGTGCTGGTGGGTCGGCTCACCGCGCACCTCAACACGCTTCGGCAGATGTCGCTGTCCGTAGCCGCCATGCTCCAGGCGGGGAAGAGCCCGAACCTCGAGGCCTCGGTGGTGAAGGACATCGGCACCACCTTCGAGCAGGAGATTCCGGAGCTGGTGCACGCGCTGATCGGCGCCGAGCCGCATCTGCACACCGGCAGCGAGTTCGAGCGGACGCTCGGCTACCTCGTCCAGCATGCCCCGTCCTTCTCCCTCCGCGGCGGCACGCGCGAGATCCTGCGCGGCATCATCGCCCGCGGCTTGGGCTTGAGATAG